From the genome of Pelobacter propionicus DSM 2379, one region includes:
- the htpX gene encoding zinc metalloprotease HtpX: MNTLKTTFLMALLTVMMVMLGGALGGRNGMTLAFVMAAGMNFFSYWFSDKMVLSMYGAHEISERDDPRFYGLVRRLAQRAGLPMPKVYVIDSDTPNAFATGRNPEHAAVAATSGILRILSEEELAGVMAHELAHVKNRDILIQTIAATFAGAITYMAHMAQWGAMFGGRGDDDDGGGMGALVMAILAPLAAMLVQMAISRSREYGADAGGASICGNPLSLANALAKLEMGNRQIPMHANAATAHMFIVNPLTGGGLMTLFSTHPPMQERIARLQEMARMGRS, encoded by the coding sequence ATGAACACACTGAAGACGACTTTCCTGATGGCGCTGCTTACGGTCATGATGGTCATGCTGGGGGGGGCGCTGGGGGGCAGGAACGGCATGACCCTGGCTTTTGTCATGGCTGCCGGTATGAACTTCTTCTCCTACTGGTTTTCGGACAAGATGGTGCTCTCCATGTATGGGGCGCATGAGATCAGCGAGCGGGACGATCCGCGCTTCTACGGCCTGGTGCGCCGCCTGGCCCAGCGGGCCGGCCTGCCCATGCCCAAGGTGTATGTGATCGATTCCGATACCCCCAATGCCTTTGCCACGGGTCGTAATCCCGAGCACGCCGCGGTGGCGGCCACCAGCGGCATCCTGCGCATCCTCAGCGAAGAGGAGTTGGCCGGGGTCATGGCCCACGAACTGGCCCACGTCAAGAACCGCGACATCCTGATCCAGACCATTGCAGCCACCTTTGCCGGCGCCATCACCTACATGGCCCACATGGCCCAGTGGGGCGCCATGTTCGGCGGCCGGGGCGATGATGACGACGGTGGGGGCATGGGTGCGCTGGTGATGGCCATCCTGGCACCTCTGGCCGCCATGCTGGTGCAGATGGCCATCTCCCGCTCCCGCGAGTACGGTGCCGATGCAGGTGGAGCCAGCATCTGCGGTAATCCGCTCTCCCTGGCCAATGCCCTGGCAAAGCTGGAGATGGGCAACCGCCAGATTCCCATGCATGCCAATGCCGCCACGGCGCACATGTTCATCGTAAACCCCCTGACCGGTGGTGGCCTGATGACGCTCTTCTCCACCCATCCCCCCATGCAGGAGCGCATCGCGCGTCTGCAGGAGATGGCCCGGATGGGCCGCTCGTGA
- the rpe gene encoding ribulose-phosphate 3-epimerase produces MKKIAPSILSADFSRLGEEIRSLEAAGADYVHVDVMDGHFVPNITIGPLVVEAARRVTDLPLDVHLMIENPDRYIPDFAAAGADIIVVHAEAVYHLHRTVQLIRSLGKRPGVALNPATPLQCLEYVLDDLDLVLLMTVNPGFGGQSFIDGCLPKIHALRAMLDRRGCEAELEVDGGVKISNIAQVSHAGADVFVAGSAVFGSQDYGATIAEMKRLAREPLL; encoded by the coding sequence ATGAAGAAGATAGCCCCTTCGATCCTCTCCGCCGATTTTTCCCGGCTGGGCGAAGAGATCCGCAGCCTGGAGGCAGCAGGCGCCGACTATGTCCATGTGGACGTCATGGACGGCCATTTCGTTCCCAATATCACCATCGGCCCGCTGGTGGTGGAGGCTGCCCGCCGGGTGACCGACCTGCCGCTGGACGTGCATCTGATGATCGAGAACCCCGATCGCTACATCCCGGACTTTGCCGCCGCGGGCGCCGATATCATCGTGGTGCACGCCGAGGCGGTATACCATCTGCACCGCACCGTGCAGCTGATCAGATCCCTGGGCAAGCGTCCCGGCGTTGCCCTCAATCCGGCCACGCCGCTGCAGTGCCTCGAGTATGTGCTGGACGACCTTGATCTGGTACTGCTGATGACGGTTAACCCCGGTTTCGGCGGACAGAGCTTCATCGACGGCTGCCTGCCCAAGATCCACGCCCTGCGGGCCATGCTGGACCGCCGCGGTTGCGAGGCTGAATTGGAGGTGGACGGCGGGGTCAAGATCTCCAACATCGCCCAGGTGTCCCATGCCGGCGCGGACGTGTTCGTGGCCGGCAGTGCGGTCTTCGGCAGCCAGGACTACGGTGCTACCATTGCCGAGATGAAGCGTCTGGCCCGGGAACCGCTTTTGTAA
- the uvrC gene encoding excinuclease ABC subunit UvrC, translated as MALEDKIRQLPAAPGVYIMRDAGGEILYVGKARSLRQRVRSYFGASADSRYQVRFLMARCVDIDIVLTDTEKEALLLENTLIKQHRPRYNLDLKDDKTYFSLRLDPAEPFPRFTLVRKIPRDSARYFGPYASASAARDVLRQLLRMFPLRHYPLTRCMARKRPCLYHQIGQCSAPCAGLVTAADYATLVEGAMLFLEGKSKQLVAEFKRRMLEASDQLRFEEAARWRNLLRSIQVTVEKQKMVTRGGDCDVLGFHRDGPRLQLALLFIRGGVLTGSRQFSLNWELDDAEGIASFLRQYYREGTFIPDEIHLPLEIEDGAPLAELLSESRGKRVVIARPLRGVKRELVELAGKNAATQLRERDEKQAAADAVLEALRQRLKLTRLPRRIECYDISTIQGRFSVGSGVVFSEGRPDKPHYRRYRIRHVEGQNDFAMLAEVFSRRFRPEKLEAEPLPDLVVVDGGIGQLNAVAQIIAELGLEGRIDLVSLAKSRVERDAEAEELRKSDERVFLPGRRNPVVLRQNSGPLLLLAAIRDEAHRFAIGYHRTLRGKEGIASAIEGVAGIGSKRRAALLKRFGSLQLLKQASLEEIVAVEGMSRTTAEAVFDWLHGEKGEE; from the coding sequence ATGGCTCTTGAGGACAAGATACGGCAACTGCCGGCCGCGCCGGGCGTGTACATTATGCGCGATGCCGGGGGCGAGATACTGTACGTTGGCAAGGCGCGCAGCCTGCGCCAGCGCGTGCGCTCCTACTTCGGCGCGTCAGCCGATTCCCGTTATCAGGTCAGGTTCCTGATGGCCAGGTGCGTCGACATCGACATCGTGCTGACCGATACGGAGAAGGAGGCCCTGCTGCTGGAGAATACGCTGATCAAGCAGCACCGCCCTCGCTACAACCTGGACCTGAAGGATGACAAGACCTACTTCTCCCTGCGCTTGGACCCGGCCGAGCCGTTCCCCCGCTTCACCCTGGTGCGCAAGATTCCCCGTGACTCGGCCCGCTATTTCGGTCCCTATGCCTCGGCTTCGGCGGCCCGGGACGTGCTGCGCCAGCTCCTGCGCATGTTCCCCCTTCGCCACTATCCCCTGACCCGCTGCATGGCCCGCAAGCGCCCCTGCCTGTACCACCAGATCGGCCAGTGCAGCGCCCCCTGCGCCGGCCTGGTCACCGCCGCTGACTACGCCACGCTGGTGGAGGGGGCCATGCTCTTTCTGGAGGGGAAGAGCAAGCAGCTGGTGGCGGAGTTCAAGCGCCGCATGCTGGAGGCTTCCGACCAGCTGCGCTTCGAGGAGGCCGCCCGCTGGCGCAACCTGCTGCGCTCCATCCAGGTCACCGTGGAGAAGCAGAAGATGGTTACCCGTGGCGGGGACTGTGATGTGCTCGGTTTCCACCGTGATGGCCCGCGGCTGCAGCTGGCGCTGCTCTTCATCCGTGGCGGCGTGCTCACCGGGAGCCGCCAGTTCAGCCTGAACTGGGAGCTGGATGACGCCGAGGGGATCGCCTCCTTCCTGCGCCAGTACTACCGGGAGGGGACCTTCATTCCGGATGAGATCCATCTGCCGCTGGAGATCGAGGACGGGGCGCCCCTGGCCGAACTGCTGTCCGAGTCCAGGGGGAAGAGGGTCGTCATAGCCCGGCCGCTGCGGGGCGTCAAGCGCGAGCTGGTGGAGCTGGCCGGCAAGAATGCCGCCACCCAGCTTAGGGAGCGGGACGAGAAACAGGCCGCGGCTGATGCCGTGCTGGAGGCGCTGCGGCAACGGCTGAAGCTGACGCGCCTGCCGCGGCGCATCGAGTGCTATGACATCTCCACCATCCAGGGGCGCTTCTCCGTGGGGAGCGGAGTGGTCTTCAGCGAGGGCCGCCCCGACAAGCCCCACTACCGGCGCTACCGCATCCGCCATGTGGAGGGGCAGAACGACTTCGCCATGCTGGCGGAAGTCTTTTCGCGCCGCTTCAGGCCGGAGAAACTGGAGGCGGAGCCGCTGCCCGACCTGGTGGTTGTTGACGGCGGCATCGGCCAGCTGAACGCCGTTGCCCAGATAATAGCTGAGCTGGGGCTGGAAGGGCGCATTGATCTGGTTTCGCTGGCCAAAAGCCGGGTGGAGCGGGATGCGGAGGCGGAGGAGCTGCGCAAGAGCGACGAACGGGTCTTCCTGCCGGGGCGTAGGAATCCTGTGGTGCTGCGCCAGAACTCGGGCCCGCTTCTGCTCCTGGCAGCCATCCGCGACGAGGCGCACCGCTTCGCCATCGGCTACCACCGCACCCTGCGGGGCAAGGAGGGGATCGCCTCGGCCATCGAGGGCGTAGCTGGTATAGGTTCAAAGCGGCGCGCCGCGCTTTTGAAGCGCTTCGGCAGTCTGCAGTTGCTGAAGCAGGCCAGCCTGGAGGAGATCGTCGCGGTTGAAGGAATGAGCCGGACAACGGCGGAAGCCGTCTTCGACTGGTTGCACGGAGAGAAAGGTGAGGAGTGA
- the rsmB gene encoding 16S rRNA (cytosine(967)-C(5))-methyltransferase RsmB, which yields MSAPDLKRSNPRQSACSVLLRIQREGCYADQLMDRELESGGLTGPDRGLFAELVFGALRRQGTLDHILSSLLTQPLSRLEPQALILLRVGLYQLVYLDRIPESAAVNESVNLAKKTLPRASGLVNAVLRNYLRRGDDIPFPDPLAMPAESIAARHSHPLWLVRQWIDQLGVEEAEALAEASSRQAPLALRANTLAISRDDLLVKFSTNGIQATPCRFSPHGILVEGRHQITSLPGFHEGLFAVQDEASQMAGLLLDPRPGERILDACAAPGGKATHLAQLMNDRGELLAMDVSGVKLPLIQESAHRLGISIIRTRRADLLNSAAFPVDSFDRVLLDAPCSGLGVIRRNPEAKWRLRPEDLTRLAETQRRMFANAVRMLKPGGRLVYSTCSTSREENEAVLHAFLSRQDGVILEDLNQVYPCWSELFTREGMLRSWPHCHGMDGFFAARLIKR from the coding sequence GTGAGCGCCCCCGACCTGAAGCGCTCCAACCCGCGCCAGTCGGCCTGCTCGGTCCTGCTGCGGATCCAGCGAGAGGGATGCTATGCCGACCAGCTCATGGACCGCGAACTGGAGTCCGGCGGGCTTACCGGCCCTGACCGGGGCCTGTTCGCCGAACTGGTCTTCGGCGCGCTACGTCGCCAGGGAACCCTGGACCACATCCTCTCCAGCCTGCTCACCCAGCCGCTCTCCCGGCTGGAACCGCAGGCGCTGATCCTCTTGCGGGTGGGGCTGTACCAGCTGGTCTACCTGGACCGAATCCCCGAATCAGCGGCGGTTAACGAGTCGGTCAATCTGGCCAAGAAAACCCTGCCCCGCGCCAGCGGGCTGGTGAACGCCGTGCTGCGCAATTACCTACGCCGCGGGGATGACATCCCTTTCCCCGATCCGCTGGCGATGCCTGCCGAATCCATCGCCGCCCGCCATTCCCATCCTCTCTGGCTGGTGAGGCAGTGGATCGACCAGTTGGGCGTTGAGGAGGCCGAGGCTCTGGCAGAGGCCTCGTCGCGCCAGGCGCCCCTGGCCCTGCGCGCCAACACGCTGGCCATCAGTCGGGACGACCTGCTGGTGAAGTTTTCCACCAACGGCATCCAGGCCACTCCCTGTCGCTTCTCTCCCCACGGCATCCTGGTGGAGGGCCGGCACCAGATTACCTCCCTGCCCGGCTTTCACGAGGGGCTCTTCGCTGTTCAGGACGAGGCCTCCCAGATGGCGGGACTGCTTCTGGACCCGCGTCCGGGGGAGCGGATACTGGATGCCTGCGCCGCGCCGGGGGGCAAGGCCACCCACTTGGCCCAGCTGATGAATGATCGCGGCGAGCTGCTGGCCATGGACGTCTCCGGCGTCAAACTCCCCCTGATCCAGGAGAGCGCCCACCGGCTGGGAATCAGCATCATCCGTACCCGCAGGGCCGACCTGCTCAACAGCGCGGCGTTTCCCGTCGACTCCTTCGACAGGGTCCTGCTGGACGCCCCCTGCTCCGGCCTGGGAGTCATCCGCCGCAATCCCGAGGCCAAATGGCGGCTCCGGCCGGAGGATCTCACCCGTTTGGCCGAGACCCAACGGCGCATGTTCGCCAACGCGGTCAGAATGCTCAAGCCGGGCGGCAGGCTGGTCTATTCCACCTGCTCCACCAGCCGGGAGGAGAATGAGGCCGTGCTGCACGCTTTCCTCTCCCGCCAGGATGGCGTGATTCTGGAAGACCTGAACCAGGTCTACCCCTGCTGGAGCGAACTGTTCACCCGGGAGGGGATGCTGCGTTCCTGGCCCCATTGTCATGGCATGGACGGCTTCTTCGCCGCCAGGCTCATCAAGCGCTAA
- a CDS encoding transglutaminase-like domain-containing protein, with protein sequence MPVKKVSLLKYAACLLCAFVLTVVASVPSRAAQVTKLNQPPLSERWFGIFVDNERVGFYHQKITETADGYRMEGDGSVSLKVMGFSKEASAREIYQVSKMLNLRSFEIEQNINGTFTRLSGKAGGSLLRVRSESNGKSRERMFRFKGEIYPGPALNIYPLMQGVTAGKSYQVLTFDPEEVKVKEVKITVLGEEQTPDGQTGLKLRNDLYPFVSNDIWVDAQGNTILESVRDGLVMTRAEDSRTLGAFVGMLAINRKDLIHDFSLVRAEPPLKNQARLTGLSVEINGWNDSLALLQEGGQVVEKSGEGRIIVRTGSALPVQQQGGAVDSDAIREKYLKPADMIESAAPEMKVQARNLAEGKAGQTEIARALASWTADWLKDSRDDGGSALASMKSRSGNCQTHARLYTALARAAGIPTRFVSGLVSLEGKGFLYHSWAESWLDGRWVSVDPTYNQLPADPTHLKFFEGHTPADMTPLIAIIGRIGIKVLEAKY encoded by the coding sequence ATGCCTGTGAAAAAAGTGTCACTATTGAAATATGCCGCTTGTCTGCTGTGTGCTTTTGTCCTGACCGTTGTCGCCTCTGTCCCGTCCCGGGCCGCTCAGGTCACAAAGCTGAACCAGCCCCCCCTGTCGGAACGCTGGTTCGGCATCTTTGTTGATAACGAGCGGGTCGGCTTCTACCACCAGAAGATCACGGAAACCGCGGACGGATACCGCATGGAAGGTGACGGCAGTGTCAGCCTGAAGGTGATGGGCTTCTCCAAGGAGGCCAGTGCCCGGGAAATCTACCAGGTAAGCAAGATGCTCAATCTGCGCTCCTTCGAGATCGAACAGAACATCAACGGCACGTTTACCCGTCTTTCGGGCAAGGCCGGTGGCTCCCTGCTGCGCGTGCGGAGCGAGAGCAACGGAAAGAGCAGGGAGAGGATGTTCCGCTTCAAGGGGGAGATCTACCCCGGCCCGGCACTCAACATCTATCCGCTGATGCAGGGCGTGACCGCCGGCAAGAGCTACCAGGTCCTGACGTTCGACCCGGAGGAGGTCAAGGTAAAGGAAGTCAAGATCACCGTTCTGGGTGAGGAACAGACCCCTGACGGCCAGACCGGCCTGAAGCTGCGCAACGACCTCTACCCCTTTGTGAGCAACGACATCTGGGTGGATGCCCAGGGCAACACGATCCTGGAATCTGTGCGCGATGGCCTGGTTATGACCAGGGCCGAGGACAGCAGGACGCTGGGCGCATTCGTGGGCATGCTGGCCATCAATCGCAAGGACCTGATCCATGACTTCAGCCTGGTGCGGGCCGAACCGCCCCTGAAAAACCAGGCCAGGCTCACCGGTCTGTCCGTGGAGATCAACGGCTGGAACGATAGTCTGGCGCTGCTGCAGGAGGGTGGGCAGGTCGTGGAAAAGTCGGGGGAGGGGCGCATCATTGTCAGGACCGGTTCCGCGCTTCCCGTGCAGCAGCAGGGGGGGGCGGTCGATTCGGACGCTATCCGGGAGAAGTATCTGAAACCGGCCGACATGATCGAGTCCGCTGCCCCGGAGATGAAGGTCCAGGCCAGGAATCTGGCTGAAGGCAAGGCGGGGCAGACGGAAATCGCCCGCGCCCTGGCCAGTTGGACTGCCGACTGGCTGAAGGACAGTCGGGATGACGGCGGCAGCGCCCTGGCCAGCATGAAGTCCCGTAGCGGCAACTGCCAGACCCATGCCCGGCTCTACACCGCCCTGGCCCGCGCGGCCGGCATTCCCACCCGCTTCGTGTCCGGGCTGGTCTCCCTGGAGGGGAAGGGCTTCCTCTACCACAGCTGGGCCGAGAGCTGGCTGGACGGGCGCTGGGTCAGCGTGGACCCCACCTATAACCAGCTTCCGGCCGATCCCACCCACCTCAAGTTCTTCGAGGGGCATACTCCGGCGGATATGACGCCGCTGATCGCCATTATCGGCAGGATCGGCATCAAGGTGCTGGAGGCAAAGTACTGA
- a CDS encoding PilZ domain-containing protein, which produces MASPGLSILVVSYSDDIRDALVATLKSYDVSAVACSSFCVAEEHALHGLHNGLLVDLPSMVRAKGEEKIVACTLANFYPTLRVKAIGNALIPMAMPGSSKQDRSLNEFLTRSCPTFVPRALRAHRRHAICALTLLVYRGEELRGVTLNISWGGAFIMDTQAERFQAGESVEVRFPRYGGAARAVIRRVVPWGMDDPPGIGVSFQEMDQDLETALAGILKTRREFDRDRLVA; this is translated from the coding sequence ATGGCCAGCCCGGGGCTGTCCATACTTGTTGTCTCCTACAGTGACGATATCAGGGACGCCCTGGTGGCCACGCTGAAAAGCTACGATGTCTCGGCGGTTGCCTGCTCAAGCTTCTGCGTCGCCGAAGAGCATGCCCTGCACGGCCTGCACAACGGGCTGCTGGTGGATCTGCCCTCCATGGTCAGGGCCAAGGGGGAGGAGAAGATCGTCGCCTGCACCCTGGCCAATTTCTATCCCACCCTGCGGGTGAAGGCGATTGGCAATGCCCTGATTCCCATGGCCATGCCGGGGAGCTCGAAGCAGGACAGGAGCCTGAACGAATTTCTGACCAGAAGCTGTCCGACGTTTGTTCCGCGCGCGCTCCGTGCCCACCGCAGGCATGCCATCTGCGCCCTGACTCTGCTGGTCTACCGGGGAGAGGAACTGCGGGGGGTGACCCTTAACATCTCCTGGGGGGGCGCCTTTATCATGGATACCCAGGCCGAGCGCTTTCAGGCGGGAGAATCGGTGGAAGTCCGCTTTCCGCGCTATGGCGGCGCTGCCCGGGCGGTTATTCGCCGGGTGGTGCCCTGGGGGATGGATGATCCGCCCGGAATCGGTGTCAGCTTCCAGGAGATGGACCAGGATCTGGAAACGGCGCTGGCCGGTATCCTCAAGACCCGCAGGGAGTTCGACCGCGACAGGCTGGTTGCCTGA
- a CDS encoding ammonium transporter: METMSTMTGLKSSADVLFLMLGAAMVFAMHAGFAFLEVGTVRKKNQVNAFVKILTDWAVSTVVYFLIGFPISYGISFLKPASDLMGPNQGYDLVHYFFLLCFAACIPAIISGGIAERAKFWPQVIAGAIFAGLCYPLFESLIWGQNASMLQGFFKSLGGAEFHDYAGSVVVHSIGGWIALPAVLILAPRMGRYVRGKSHPIPVSNIPFLALGSWILAVGWFGFNVMSAGNLEKISGLVAVNSLLAMVGGILAALVAGRNDPGFVHNGALAGLIAVCAGSDIMHPLASLVVGMIASLIFVYGFHLEQEVLKIDDVLGVWPLHGVIGSWGGITAGIFGQKALGGMGGVSFVSQLAGSLSAILFALASGFIVYGILNKTVGIRLSEDEEFAGADLSIHSIGAYPEEHVR, translated from the coding sequence ATGGAGACCATGTCGACGATGACGGGCCTGAAAAGCAGCGCCGATGTCCTGTTTCTGATGCTGGGGGCGGCCATGGTGTTTGCCATGCACGCCGGCTTCGCCTTTCTGGAGGTGGGCACGGTGCGCAAGAAGAACCAGGTCAACGCCTTTGTCAAGATCCTCACCGACTGGGCGGTTTCGACAGTCGTCTACTTCCTGATCGGCTTCCCCATCTCCTACGGCATATCCTTCCTGAAACCGGCCAGCGATCTCATGGGGCCGAACCAGGGCTACGACCTGGTGCACTACTTCTTCCTGCTCTGCTTCGCCGCCTGCATTCCCGCCATCATCTCCGGCGGCATCGCCGAGCGGGCCAAGTTCTGGCCCCAGGTCATTGCCGGCGCCATCTTCGCCGGCCTCTGCTACCCGCTGTTCGAGTCCTTGATCTGGGGCCAGAACGCCTCGATGCTGCAAGGGTTCTTCAAGTCCCTGGGGGGAGCGGAATTTCACGATTACGCCGGATCGGTGGTGGTGCACTCCATAGGCGGCTGGATCGCCCTGCCGGCGGTGTTGATCCTGGCCCCCCGCATGGGGCGCTACGTGCGCGGCAAATCCCACCCCATCCCGGTCAGCAATATCCCCTTCCTGGCCCTGGGCTCCTGGATCCTGGCGGTGGGGTGGTTCGGCTTCAACGTCATGAGCGCCGGCAACCTGGAAAAGATCTCTGGCCTGGTGGCGGTCAATTCCCTCTTGGCCATGGTGGGGGGCATACTGGCCGCCCTGGTGGCAGGCAGGAACGACCCCGGCTTTGTGCACAATGGCGCCCTGGCCGGCCTGATCGCCGTCTGCGCCGGCAGCGACATCATGCACCCCCTGGCATCCCTGGTGGTGGGGATGATCGCCTCGCTGATCTTCGTCTACGGTTTCCACCTGGAGCAGGAGGTGCTGAAGATCGATGACGTTCTGGGGGTCTGGCCGCTGCACGGCGTGATCGGCTCCTGGGGCGGCATTACCGCCGGCATCTTCGGCCAGAAGGCCCTGGGTGGAATGGGGGGGGTCAGCTTCGTCTCCCAACTGGCAGGCTCCCTGTCGGCCATCCTCTTCGCCCTGGCCAGCGGCTTCATCGTCTACGGCATCCTCAACAAGACGGTGGGCATCAGGTTGAGCGAAGACGAGGAATTCGCCGGCGCCGACCTCTCCATCCACTCCATCGGCGCCTATCCGGAGGAGCACGTGCGCTGA
- the ndk gene encoding nucleoside-diphosphate kinase, protein MERTFAIIKPDAVERRLAGTVIDRIEANGFTIVGMKKIKLSKEQAGGFYCVHRERPFFGELCDFMSRSPVIVLCLEKENAIADWRKLMGATNPANAEPGTIRRDFALSLSENSAHGSDAPETAAFEIAYFFNALELV, encoded by the coding sequence ATGGAACGGACATTCGCCATCATCAAGCCGGATGCGGTGGAACGCAGGCTGGCCGGCACGGTCATCGACCGCATCGAGGCCAACGGCTTCACCATCGTCGGCATGAAGAAGATCAAACTAAGCAAGGAGCAGGCCGGAGGTTTCTACTGCGTCCACCGGGAACGACCCTTCTTCGGTGAACTGTGCGACTTCATGTCCCGCAGCCCGGTGATCGTGCTCTGCCTGGAGAAGGAAAACGCCATCGCCGACTGGCGAAAGCTGATGGGGGCCACCAATCCGGCCAACGCCGAACCGGGCACCATCCGCAGGGATTTCGCCCTCAGCCTGAGCGAGAACTCGGCCCACGGCTCCGACGCCCCGGAAACCGCCGCCTTCGAGATCGCCTACTTCTTCAACGCCCTGGAGTTGGTCTGA
- a CDS encoding mechanosensitive ion channel family protein, which yields MRELYSTAESILRQTFLGISLSRFAGAFLVLFLSFILKKILNHLFFKVVFPLAEKTRSRYDDLFFQAIRQPAEWLLVIIGFIVAIHVLRLPSQPMDLKGGAISLFKVLVTFDLAWALYNLVGLVETFLEGWVRKTESTLDDHLLPFVRKSIRAFVVFLAFIMTIQNLGYSISGLLASFGIGGLAVALAAKDTLSNIFGSLMILLDRPFHVGDWIKAGDLEGIVEEVGFRSTKIRTFEKTQITVPNNVIANLAVDNISRRPNRRINITVGVTYETKPKQMRQAVNQIRTMLREHPAIDQDFFLVNFTDFGASSLDIMVYCFTRSVVWGEYLETRQDVSLRIMEILDGLGLEIAFPSRSIYIRGGEDRFEPETGQLPREAETN from the coding sequence ATGAGAGAGTTGTACAGCACCGCGGAATCCATTCTGCGACAGACCTTCCTCGGCATCAGCCTGAGCCGCTTCGCCGGGGCCTTTCTCGTACTGTTTCTGTCATTTATCCTGAAGAAGATCCTCAACCACCTGTTTTTCAAGGTTGTCTTTCCCCTGGCAGAGAAGACCAGGAGCCGCTACGACGACCTGTTCTTCCAGGCAATCCGCCAGCCGGCCGAGTGGCTGCTGGTGATCATCGGCTTCATTGTAGCGATCCACGTGCTGCGCCTGCCGTCCCAGCCGATGGACCTGAAAGGGGGAGCCATATCCCTGTTCAAGGTGCTGGTGACCTTCGACTTGGCCTGGGCGCTGTACAACCTGGTGGGGCTGGTGGAAACCTTCCTGGAGGGGTGGGTCCGCAAGACCGAATCGACCCTGGACGACCACCTGCTCCCCTTCGTGCGCAAGAGCATCCGGGCGTTCGTCGTCTTCCTTGCCTTCATCATGACCATCCAGAACCTGGGCTACTCCATCTCCGGCCTGCTGGCCTCCTTCGGCATCGGTGGCCTGGCGGTGGCCCTGGCCGCAAAGGACACCCTCTCCAACATCTTCGGCTCGCTGATGATCCTGCTCGACCGCCCCTTCCATGTGGGGGACTGGATCAAGGCGGGTGACCTGGAGGGGATCGTGGAAGAGGTGGGGTTTCGCTCAACCAAGATACGTACCTTCGAGAAAACCCAGATCACCGTGCCGAACAACGTGATCGCCAACCTGGCAGTGGACAACATCAGCCGCAGACCGAACCGGCGCATCAATATCACCGTCGGCGTAACCTACGAGACGAAACCGAAGCAGATGAGGCAGGCGGTCAACCAGATCCGTACCATGCTGCGCGAACATCCGGCCATCGATCAGGATTTCTTCCTGGTCAACTTCACCGACTTCGGCGCCTCCTCCCTGGACATCATGGTCTACTGTTTCACCAGGAGCGTGGTCTGGGGCGAATACCTGGAGACCCGCCAGGATGTCAGCCTCAGGATCATGGAGATCCTGGACGGCCTCGGCCTGGAGATCGCCTTCCCCAGCCGCAGCATCTATATCCGTGGCGGTGAAGATCGGTTTGAACCGGAGACAGGGCAACTCCCCCGTGAGGCAGAAACGAATTGA
- the miaA gene encoding tRNA (adenosine(37)-N6)-dimethylallyltransferase MiaA: MNVSNAPRFNLLTILGPTASGKTRLAVNLARELGGEIISADSRQVFRRMDIGTGKDLHEYGEVHHHLIDILEPGEEFSVFAFQRLFLEAVGDICGRGRLPLLCGGTGMYLDAALRRYRMHEVPEDREWRASLEGVGDGELASRLREFRPGLHNSTDLVDRQRTIRALEIARFQADCAGDDEPFPDLRPLVIGIRWERAELRRRITERLRQRLESGMIEEVRRLNDGGVPWERLDYYGLEYRFVGMYLRDELSRNDLFQKLNSAIHDFAKRQETWFRRMERNGVAINWVDGGGGPLSEARRVILDNSYHLATGR, from the coding sequence TTGAACGTGTCCAACGCCCCCCGCTTCAACCTGCTGACCATCCTTGGTCCCACCGCCTCGGGCAAGACCCGGCTGGCCGTTAATCTGGCCCGGGAACTGGGGGGGGAGATCATCTCCGCCGACTCCCGCCAGGTTTTCCGGCGCATGGACATCGGCACCGGCAAGGACCTGCACGAGTACGGCGAGGTCCACCACCACCTGATCGACATCCTGGAGCCGGGGGAGGAGTTCAGCGTGTTCGCCTTCCAGCGGCTGTTCCTTGAGGCTGTGGGGGATATTTGCGGTCGGGGGCGCTTGCCGCTCCTCTGCGGCGGCACCGGCATGTACCTGGACGCGGCGCTCAGGCGTTACCGCATGCATGAGGTCCCCGAGGACCGGGAGTGGCGGGCTTCTCTGGAGGGGGTCGGCGACGGGGAGTTGGCGTCCCGCCTGCGTGAATTCCGCCCCGGGCTGCACAACAGCACCGACCTCGTGGACCGGCAACGCACCATCCGCGCCCTGGAGATAGCCCGCTTCCAGGCGGACTGCGCAGGGGATGACGAACCGTTTCCCGATCTGCGCCCCCTGGTGATCGGCATCCGCTGGGAGCGGGCCGAACTGCGCCGCAGGATTACGGAGCGGCTGCGCCAGCGCCTGGAGAGCGGAATGATCGAGGAGGTGCGGCGGCTGAACGACGGGGGGGTGCCCTGGGAGCGGCTGGACTACTACGGCCTGGAGTACCGCTTCGTGGGGATGTATCTGCGGGATGAACTTAGCCGCAACGACCTGTTCCAGAAGCTGAACAGCGCCATCCATGACTTCGCCAAGCGCCAGGAGACCTGGTTCCGCAGGATGGAGCGCAACGGGGTGGCGATCAACTGGGTCGACGGTGGGGGAGGTCCCCTGAGCGAGGCACGGCGGGTGATTCTGGACAACAGCTACCATCTTGCAACCGGCAGGTGA